A single Rubrivivax gelatinosus IL144 DNA region contains:
- a CDS encoding hemerythrin domain-containing protein: MSSSDKVPHAVADLIAYILVRFHETHRSEVPELVAQARVLADAGVLPELADHLELMGEALEEHMFKEEMRLFPMMEQGGGTLIDLLLDDLEREHRAHEVSIARLEELLAQLPATPGAALLAAGCRKFVDDLLQHVAAEDGDLFLRFGPRRTTAVGRVVQP; this comes from the coding sequence ATGAGCTCTTCCGACAAGGTCCCGCACGCGGTGGCCGACCTGATCGCCTACATCCTGGTGCGCTTCCACGAGACGCACCGCAGCGAAGTCCCCGAGCTGGTCGCGCAGGCGCGCGTGCTGGCCGACGCCGGCGTGCTGCCCGAGCTGGCCGACCATCTGGAGCTGATGGGCGAGGCGCTCGAGGAGCACATGTTCAAGGAGGAGATGCGGCTGTTCCCGATGATGGAGCAGGGCGGCGGCACGCTGATCGACCTGCTGCTCGACGACCTGGAACGCGAGCACCGCGCGCACGAGGTCTCGATCGCGCGGCTCGAGGAGCTGCTGGCCCAGCTGCCGGCCACGCCCGGGGCCGCGCTGCTGGCGGCCGGCTGCCGCAAGTTCGTCGACGACCTGCTGCAGCACGTGGCGGCCGAGGACGGCGACCTGTTCCTGCGCTTCGGGCCGCGGCGCACGACGGCGGTGGGGCGCGTCGTGCAGCCCTGA